AGATAAAGGGGCGCCTCTTGAGAAAAGAATATGCCCTATTAAGCTTGGAAAAACAGATAATTGCATTAAATGTGAACCCTGTCACATTATGAACGGATATGGCGGAGCGGGAACCTTATCGGATGGAAAATACAACATTACGACCAAGTTCGGCGGAGACCTGCATACGTACATAGGTCAGGAAAAAGCCATGGAGCTTATGGAGTATGTGGACGAGGTCCTTTGCAGCTTCGGAGGGGCGGACGCCAAGCTTTATTCCACGGGAAATTCCGATTTAAAGACGACGGCCTTGAGGAATAATTTGAATCTGCTGGATGCAAAGGTAAGACATCTGGGAACAGACCGAAATGTTCAGATTCTGGAGAGAATCTGTAACTACACGAAAGAACGGGTCGAAATGGAATTTTATGCAACCGTTACGGAGGTCGCCCAAAATCCGGATGGGACCTTTAGCGTTAAGACCAATAAAGGAGAAGAATATCAGTGCGACGATCTGGTTTTGGCAACTGGGCGTTCCGGCTCCAAATGGATTTCAGGCATCTGTGATCAGATGCATATCGGGCTGGAGCAGAACCGCGTGGATATAGGCGTTCGAGTGGAGCTGCCCGCTGAAATTTTCAAGCACATTACAGACGAAGTATACGAGAGTAAGATTGTTTATAAGACGGATAAGTATAACGATATGGTGCGGACCTTCTGTATGAACCCTTATGGAGAGGTCGTGGCGGAAAACACCAACGGAATTGTGACCGTAAACGGACACAGCTATGCAGACCCGTCTCTTCGAACAGAGAATACGAACTTCGCCCTTTTGGTCTCCAATAAGCTGACAGCTCCTTTTAAAGACAGCAACGAATACGGGGAATCCATAGCCCGACTGTCCAATATGCTGGGCGGCGGAGTCCTGATGCAGCGATTCGGGGATCTGGTGAAGGGAAGAAGAAGCAGTGAAAGGCGTATGGAAAAATGCTTTACAAGACCGACCTTGAAGGCAACGCCGGGAGACCTTAGTCTGGTGCTGCCTAAGAGACAGCTGGACAATATCATTGAAATGATTTATGCGCTGGACAAGATTGCCCCGGGAACGGCCAATGAAGATACCCTTCTTTATGGCGTGGAAGTAAAATTTTACAATTCACGGGTAGAGGTCAATGAAAATCTTGAGACGAAGATAAAGGGCCTGTATGCCTTGGGAGATGGCTCCGGTGTGACCCACTCGCTCTCGCAGGCTTCAGCCAGCGGCGTTCACCTGGGTCGAATTTTAGCAGAAAAATATTCAAAATAAGTCACTTTAGAAGGAAAAGCAAGGTAAATTACATCAAACATACCTTGCTTTTTATTTTTTCGACAAAAATCTACAAAATTAGACAAGTTAAAGTAAAAATAAGGGTAGATTTGGTAGAATTATCAAGAATTTATATTGATAAATATAAAATATATGCTATAATATTAAAAAATTGCACTGTTTCCATAAATAAGATGTAATATGTGAAAATGTTTTAATCCGGTTTAATTTGTGGGATATGAATGGTTAAAACTGAAGATTTAGCAAAGCAGCCGAAAGCCTGTGACGCAAAGCTATAGGGCCTGAACTCAAGTGAGATGGCAGCCAGTTGCATATATTAGAACTCCTAAATTGTGCAATAGGAGTTTTTTTCGTGTAATAAATCATATCAAGTAGTAAATCGCATGTAAAGGTTAACAAAGGGTACATATAAGTCAAAAGGAGCAGAGAAGCATGAGTAATATAGGAATTGCGGTAGTGGATATAACCGCATCAAATGTGCACAAATTGTTGTATGCGAATCAGAATTATTATGTGACCAGAAAATATCAGCCGGAGGAGTTGAAGGCTGCGTATCAGAATAATGTATGGGAGCTGCTGGATGCAGAAAGCAGAATCCAGATGAACATATTAATTGAGGAGGCATTGAAGTATCAAAAAAATACACTGAATTTTGATATAAAGGTCAGGTGCAAGGATGGGGGATATAAATGCCTGCTTTGCAAGGGAAAATTAATATGCAATCCGGAACGCGTCACGATGAATATCGTAGAAACGGATATAACTGATGTGAGTCAGAACCTGGCAGCGGGTATTTTATAGAAGATGCCGCCTGAAGTTTGCTGAAAATTAAAAAATAATGAACATTTTTCTACAACATTCAACATTTTATAAAGCAAAATAGTTGCAAAAAATGTTGAATAATATATAATTTAGGAAGAATAAAAAAGTGGATAAGGGTATATCCATTTTTTAGAAAAAATGTAAAAATAAACGAACTTGATTTATTACGAATACATTTTATTTATGATAAATGCGTGAATGATCTTATTCACGAAGCCAGAAAGGTGGTATGTATATTGTCGTTCTTAAATTCTATGAATATAAGCGCCTCCGCATTGACTGCACAGAGGCAGAGGCTGGATATTATTTCTGAGAATGTGGCGAACATCGACACAACGCGGACGGAAGCCGGGGGACCCTATCGACGAAAAATGGTAGTGTTTGAAGATAAGGCCGGAGACGTTTCCTTTAAAGATTCTCTCAATCAGGCCATCCTTGAAAAGGATGAAGATGGAAAAATGATCCGGCGGGACTATTCGCCGGGAGTACGGGTCAGCGGCATTATTGAAGATCAGAGCGATTTTAAGACCGAATATAATCCAGAACACCCCGATGCGGATGCAAACGGATATGTAAGACTTCCCAACGTAAATATGCTGGAAGAAACCATTGACAGCATGGCCGCTACGAGATCCTATCAGGCGAATGTTACGGTTTTGAACGCCGTAAAAATGATGGCACAGAAGGCACTGGAGATTGGTAAATAACCGATTCGTGTGCAAAAGTAATTGGAGGTAGTAAAAGTATGTTTATAGATCCTATACAGACACTGAACAGCATTGCGGATATAAGCCGGTTAAACAAAGCGGACGGCAGCGACAAGCTTGTAAACAGCACAAATGATATCACTGATGCCGGATCAGCGCAGGGTGCGCAGATTCCATTCAAGACCGTGTATGAAGAAGCCATTCAGGATGTCATTAACACCGATCAGCAGGTAAATGTGGATGCTCAAGCGCTGGCAACTGGAAAAAGCGACAACTTGCATCAATATAGTATCGACATCGCAAAAGCTCAGCTGTCGATTAACCTTTTGGCTGAATTGAGGAATAAGGCTCTTGATTCATACAATGAAATCATGCGTATGAGTGTGTAAGGTTAGGATAAGGTGGCAGGACATTGCGAGAACGGTTGATAGAACGATTTAAACAGATAAAGACAAATATAGCAGACAAACTGGGTCCCATAAACAGTAAGCTCAGTAAGAAAGCTAAGATTATTATTGCGGTGGTTGCGATATTGGTTATTGCAGCTTCTTTTGCGATTGCTCTTTCCCTGAACTCTACCGAGTATGCGGTGCTGTATACGGGGCTGGAGGATCCGGAGGCTACGGAAGTAATCGGTATATTAGAAAATCAGGGCATTAAATATAAGCATCAGGACAATACGATCTATGTACCCGAAGAGACGGTTGACAAGGTCAAGGTGGCTCTGGCATCGGAAGGCTATCCGAAGAGCGGTTTTACATACGACATTTTTAAAGACAATGTCAGCTTAATGTCCACGGACTTTGAAAAATATAAATATGCGCAGTTTGAGCTGGAGAACCGTATGGCGGAAACCATTAAGCAGTTTGACGGCGTGAAGAACGCAACGGTTGCCATTGCCATGGCGGATGAACAGAAATACGCCCTGGAGGAGGACAAACAGGAATCCTCCGCTTCCGTTACAGTGACCATGGAAGAAGGCGGCTCCCCCAGTGCAGCGCAGGTGAAGGGTATCCAGAGGCTGGTTGCCAAAGGTGTTCCGGGCATGAAAATTGAAAATGTGGCAGTCCTCAACGGCAATGGGGAAGAGGTACAGCCCGACGATGAAGCCGACGCTCAGGAAGGCGCAGCAGCATTAAAGCTTAAAGTTGAAAAACAAATCGAGGACAGCATCAAGGAAAAAGTTTTGCACTTATTCCAACCGGTATTTGGAGAAGATAATATCCGGGTAAGTGTGACTTGCTCCGTAGATTTAGACAAGAAAATTAAAGAAATTATCGAATATATTCCTTCTGAGGACAACAAGGGGGTTTTGTCAAAATCCACTTCTAATTACGAGGTC
This region of Aminipila luticellarii genomic DNA includes:
- a CDS encoding NAD(P)/FAD-dependent oxidoreductase — its product is MNKYDIIIAGAGASGVFLSYELTKLDNKAKILMLDKGAPLEKRICPIKLGKTDNCIKCEPCHIMNGYGGAGTLSDGKYNITTKFGGDLHTYIGQEKAMELMEYVDEVLCSFGGADAKLYSTGNSDLKTTALRNNLNLLDAKVRHLGTDRNVQILERICNYTKERVEMEFYATVTEVAQNPDGTFSVKTNKGEEYQCDDLVLATGRSGSKWISGICDQMHIGLEQNRVDIGVRVELPAEIFKHITDEVYESKIVYKTDKYNDMVRTFCMNPYGEVVAENTNGIVTVNGHSYADPSLRTENTNFALLVSNKLTAPFKDSNEYGESIARLSNMLGGGVLMQRFGDLVKGRRSSERRMEKCFTRPTLKATPGDLSLVLPKRQLDNIIEMIYALDKIAPGTANEDTLLYGVEVKFYNSRVEVNENLETKIKGLYALGDGSGVTHSLSQASASGVHLGRILAEKYSK
- a CDS encoding PAS domain-containing protein, which gives rise to MSNIGIAVVDITASNVHKLLYANQNYYVTRKYQPEELKAAYQNNVWELLDAESRIQMNILIEEALKYQKNTLNFDIKVRCKDGGYKCLLCKGKLICNPERVTMNIVETDITDVSQNLAAGIL
- the flgC gene encoding flagellar basal body rod protein FlgC, with protein sequence MSFLNSMNISASALTAQRQRLDIISENVANIDTTRTEAGGPYRRKMVVFEDKAGDVSFKDSLNQAILEKDEDGKMIRRDYSPGVRVSGIIEDQSDFKTEYNPEHPDADANGYVRLPNVNMLEETIDSMAATRSYQANVTVLNAVKMMAQKALEIGK
- the fliE gene encoding flagellar hook-basal body complex protein FliE, which codes for MFIDPIQTLNSIADISRLNKADGSDKLVNSTNDITDAGSAQGAQIPFKTVYEEAIQDVINTDQQVNVDAQALATGKSDNLHQYSIDIAKAQLSINLLAELRNKALDSYNEIMRMSV
- the fliF gene encoding flagellar basal-body MS-ring/collar protein FliF translates to MRERLIERFKQIKTNIADKLGPINSKLSKKAKIIIAVVAILVIAASFAIALSLNSTEYAVLYTGLEDPEATEVIGILENQGIKYKHQDNTIYVPEETVDKVKVALASEGYPKSGFTYDIFKDNVSLMSTDFEKYKYAQFELENRMAETIKQFDGVKNATVAIAMADEQKYALEEDKQESSASVTVTMEEGGSPSAAQVKGIQRLVAKGVPGMKIENVAVLNGNGEEVQPDDEADAQEGAAALKLKVEKQIEDSIKEKVLHLFQPVFGEDNIRVSVTCSVDLDKKIKEIIEYIPSEDNKGVLSKSTSNYEVQGEGKVTEGVPGTETNADVPVYPGVSTDGKDIYFKDDRSFEYLVSQVKEQVQSDAADLTDTTVSVAVDSASLTPAKAGELRQAIAVAVGVDPSLADTKIAIFNAQFYEPETQQASGFGAVLEKNPALKVIIPAVLALIIALIVVTIVVIRKIRLKKKAEEEVEEELPEIIPETEELVRLDELGKTREEELKGQIQDFTDINPEISAQLLKTWLRGEEENE